The following coding sequences lie in one Gymnogyps californianus isolate 813 chromosome 18, ASM1813914v2, whole genome shotgun sequence genomic window:
- the CARD9 gene encoding caspase recruitment domain-containing protein 9 isoform X1, whose translation MLEEDSDETCWNNLENFRVKLISVIDPSRITPYLRQCKVISPDDEEQVLNDPSLVMRKRKAGVLLDILQRTGHKGFEAFLESLELYYPQLYKKITGKEPSRVFSMIIDTAGESGLSQLLMNEIMKLQSTVQEERRKAQELTVWLHTKEDTIREMWVRDSLLRKHQERAQKMKEERDSLSKELRKCKDENYSLAMSYAKQSEEKSAALMKNRDLILEIDHLKHSLMKAEDDCKLERKHTMKLKHAIEQRPSHEVMWEIQQEKELLLAKNQELENTLQQVAREQNLEKSLSNETLENDCSQILEERQELMNTIYSLRKELRRAEVLQDKYAEEKEMLELQCTSLRKDSQMYKKRIEAVLQQMEEVASERDQALLTREQFYMQYSKNLVERDTYRKQIRELGERCDEMQLQLFQKESQLLATEAKLKRLQLELPTPTSDLDDTSSRDSQELTLHGHLDEDTQPTKKDCSEGQNEQFSTRESSLPPKSPSECGLANEELAEKERRRMKDCFERYRRKRAMRRVPKDRHHEADWENTTGSDNTDTEGS comes from the exons ATGTTGGAAGAAGATAGCGATGAGACATGTTGGAATAACCTGGAGAACTTCCGGGTGAAGCTGATCTCTGTGATAGATCCGTCCCGTATAACACCCTATCTTCGCCAGTGCAAAGTGATCAGCCCTGATGATGAGGAACAGGTTCTTAATGACCCCAGCCTGGTGATGCGCAAACGGAAGGCAG GTGTTCTTCTGGACATTCTTCAGCGAACGGGACACAAAGGCTTTGAGGCATTTCTGGAGAGTCTTGAGCTTTATTATCCACAACTGTATAAGAAAATAACTGGCAAGGAGCCCAGCAGGGTTTTCTCTATGATTATAG ACACTGCTGGGGAATCCGGCCTGAGCCAGCTCCTGATGAACGAGATCATGAAGCTGCAGAGCACCGTGCAGGAGGAGCGGCGGAAGGCCCAGGAGCTCACCGTGTGGCTGCACACCAAAGAGGACACGATCAGAGAGATGTGGGtgagggacagcctgctccGCAAGCACCAAGAGCGGGCGCAGAAgatgaaggaggagagggacagcCTGAGCAAGGAGCTGCGGAAGTGCAAGGACGAGAACTACAGCCTGGCAATGAGCTATGCCAAACAGAGTGAGGAGAAGAGTGCTGCCCTCATGAAGAACCGGGACCTGATCCTAGAG ATCGATCACTTGAAGCACAGCCTCATGAAGGCTGAGGATGACTGCAAACTGGAGCGTAAGCACACGATGAAACTGAAGCACGCCATAGAGCAGCGTCCAAGCCACGAGGTGATGTGGGAGATCCAGCAGGAGAAGGAGTTGCTCTTAGCCAAGAATCAGGAGCTGGAGAACACTCTCCAG CAGGTTGCCAGGGAACAGAATTTGGAGAAGAGCCTCTCCAATGAGACTCTGGAGAATGACTGTAGCCAGATACTAGAAGAACGCCAGGAGCTGATGAACACCATTTACAGCCTTCGCAAGGAGCTGCGGCGAGCCGAGGTGCTCCAAGACAAA TATGCggaggaaaaagagatgctTGAACTACAGTGCACGTCTCTGAGGAAGGACTCCCAGATGTATAAAAAACGGATTGAAGCTGTCTTGCAGCAGATGGAGGAAGTGGCTTCAGAAAGAGACCAG GCACTCCTGACCCGAGAACAGTTCTATATGCAGTACTCCAAGAACCTGGTTGAGAGGGACACTTACCGCAAGCAGATTCGGGAACTGGGGGAGCGATGTGACGaaatgcagctgcagctcttccAAAAGGAGAGTCAGTTACTGGCTACTGAAGCCAAGCTGAAAAGGTTGCAATTGGAGCTACCCACACCG acCTCTGACCTGGACGATACCTCCTCCAGAGATTCCCAGGAA CTTACTCTTCACGGTCATCTAGATGAAGATACACAGCCGACTAAAA aAGATTGCTCTGAAGGACAAAACGAGCAATTTAGCACTCGAGAGAGCAGTCTGCCTCCAAAGTCACCCAGT GAGTGTGGCTTAGCCAACGAGGAACTGGCAGAAAAGGAGCGGAGGAGGATGAAGGACTGCTTTGAGCGTTACCGAAG gaaaagagcAATGCGAAGGGTACCGAAGGACCGACACCACGAGGCGGACTGGGAGAACACCACCGGCAGCGACAACACCGACACCGAAGGCTCCTGA
- the CARD9 gene encoding caspase recruitment domain-containing protein 9 isoform X2, with product MLEEDSDETCWNNLENFRVKLISVIDPSRITPYLRQCKVISPDDEEQVLNDPSLVMRKRKAGVLLDILQRTGHKGFEAFLESLELYYPQLYKKITGKEPSRVFSMIIDTAGESGLSQLLMNEIMKLQSTVQEERRKAQELTVWLHTKEDTIREMWVRDSLLRKHQERAQKMKEERDSLSKELRKCKDENYSLAMSYAKQSEEKSAALMKNRDLILEIDHLKHSLMKAEDDCKLERKHTMKLKHAIEQRPSHEVMWEIQQEKELLLAKNQELENTLQQVAREQNLEKSLSNETLENDCSQILEERQELMNTIYSLRKELRRAEVLQDKYAEEKEMLELQCTSLRKDSQMYKKRIEAVLQQMEEVASERDQALLTREQFYMQYSKNLVERDTYRKQIRELGERCDEMQLQLFQKESQLLATEAKLKRLQLELPTPTSDLDDTSSRDSQELTLHGHLDEDTQPTKKDCSEGQNEQFSTRESSLPPKSPSFKECGLANEELAEKERRRMKDCFERYRRKRAMRRVPKDRHHEADWENTTGSDNTDTEGS from the exons ATGTTGGAAGAAGATAGCGATGAGACATGTTGGAATAACCTGGAGAACTTCCGGGTGAAGCTGATCTCTGTGATAGATCCGTCCCGTATAACACCCTATCTTCGCCAGTGCAAAGTGATCAGCCCTGATGATGAGGAACAGGTTCTTAATGACCCCAGCCTGGTGATGCGCAAACGGAAGGCAG GTGTTCTTCTGGACATTCTTCAGCGAACGGGACACAAAGGCTTTGAGGCATTTCTGGAGAGTCTTGAGCTTTATTATCCACAACTGTATAAGAAAATAACTGGCAAGGAGCCCAGCAGGGTTTTCTCTATGATTATAG ACACTGCTGGGGAATCCGGCCTGAGCCAGCTCCTGATGAACGAGATCATGAAGCTGCAGAGCACCGTGCAGGAGGAGCGGCGGAAGGCCCAGGAGCTCACCGTGTGGCTGCACACCAAAGAGGACACGATCAGAGAGATGTGGGtgagggacagcctgctccGCAAGCACCAAGAGCGGGCGCAGAAgatgaaggaggagagggacagcCTGAGCAAGGAGCTGCGGAAGTGCAAGGACGAGAACTACAGCCTGGCAATGAGCTATGCCAAACAGAGTGAGGAGAAGAGTGCTGCCCTCATGAAGAACCGGGACCTGATCCTAGAG ATCGATCACTTGAAGCACAGCCTCATGAAGGCTGAGGATGACTGCAAACTGGAGCGTAAGCACACGATGAAACTGAAGCACGCCATAGAGCAGCGTCCAAGCCACGAGGTGATGTGGGAGATCCAGCAGGAGAAGGAGTTGCTCTTAGCCAAGAATCAGGAGCTGGAGAACACTCTCCAG CAGGTTGCCAGGGAACAGAATTTGGAGAAGAGCCTCTCCAATGAGACTCTGGAGAATGACTGTAGCCAGATACTAGAAGAACGCCAGGAGCTGATGAACACCATTTACAGCCTTCGCAAGGAGCTGCGGCGAGCCGAGGTGCTCCAAGACAAA TATGCggaggaaaaagagatgctTGAACTACAGTGCACGTCTCTGAGGAAGGACTCCCAGATGTATAAAAAACGGATTGAAGCTGTCTTGCAGCAGATGGAGGAAGTGGCTTCAGAAAGAGACCAG GCACTCCTGACCCGAGAACAGTTCTATATGCAGTACTCCAAGAACCTGGTTGAGAGGGACACTTACCGCAAGCAGATTCGGGAACTGGGGGAGCGATGTGACGaaatgcagctgcagctcttccAAAAGGAGAGTCAGTTACTGGCTACTGAAGCCAAGCTGAAAAGGTTGCAATTGGAGCTACCCACACCG acCTCTGACCTGGACGATACCTCCTCCAGAGATTCCCAGGAA CTTACTCTTCACGGTCATCTAGATGAAGATACACAGCCGACTAAAA aAGATTGCTCTGAAGGACAAAACGAGCAATTTAGCACTCGAGAGAGCAGTCTGCCTCCAAAGTCACCCAGT ttcaagGAGTGTGGCTTAGCCAACGAGGAACTGGCAGAAAAGGAGCGGAGGAGGATGAAGGACTGCTTTGAGCGTTACCGAAG gaaaagagcAATGCGAAGGGTACCGAAGGACCGACACCACGAGGCGGACTGGGAGAACACCACCGGCAGCGACAACACCGACACCGAAGGCTCCTGA